Within the Pygocentrus nattereri isolate fPygNat1 chromosome 28, fPygNat1.pri, whole genome shotgun sequence genome, the region AACAGGTGTGCAGGACCACATCACACAGCTCATCAAAGCAGCACCACGCCAGTGACCAAAAGTGCACCTGAGGGCAAGATCATGAGACTGTAAGCGACGGAGAAGGAGAGCTCTGAGCAGCCCAGAGCCAACTCCATCCTGTTCCTGCCCGCTGCCCTGCTTCTGCAGCAGAGCCATCATGTCCGCTGCTTTTTTGGCGCGCGACGCTGACGTCATTTGAGAAGCCAGCTGCTCCGGTATGGACAGGGTTTTAAAAATCCAGCCTAAACGCGGCTCTTTCAGCGCCGCGGACGAGTTTCGCGCAAAATAACCCTCGATACAGCGCCACGAGCGCGGAAAAGCCTGCCTCCCAACTACTTTCGAGCTGAGACGGAGGGTCTCCGGAGCCCAACGCGCCCCTTTGTTTTTACCCAGTAACAGTAACCGCGGTGTTTCGGGTCTGACGGGCTGCTGATCGCGCGTTTCCCTCCGTCTTCCCACACATTTCCAAACGGACAGGGGAGCCCTCCTGCCCCGCTCCCGCAACCTTCTCACCTTTAAGTGCTCCGCGGAGGAACCGTCCGTCTCCGCGGCGGAGCCGTTCCTGGTGGGGGAGGCGGCTCCGCTCCCCGACCCCGGACTCAGAGTCACGTTGTGCGCGTTTTCCCCCCACTTCCACGGGTAGACCATGAAGTCGCTGAACCCGGGGCTGGTGGGCATCGCCGAATCCGCGGTTTTCGGCTTTATCGGGGTCGTCTTGATGACGGAGACCAGGACCCTTTTTGGAGAGTCGTTGCAAAAAATAACCTGAGGTTGCTTAACGCTGCTGTCAGCCATGGCAGGAGAAGAACACGGGTTTATATCTAAAAttatacagtaataaaaaagTCCCAACGCTTTAGAAACGAAACGTGCTGCGTAAAAGCCTCCACGAAGCAGCCGAAGCGCGGTGAAAAGCATCCAGCGGCAGAAAAAAAGTCAGCGATCCGGACACACGGGCTGTTTCTGCGGAGAAGCGATCATTTCCACAAAGAAACGAAGCAGAAAAACGCGAAAAGGCTCCGTCCGAGTCGGGGGACACGGGTACTTTCCGCCCTTCCCGCTGTCAGGCTCGTTACAGTGACCCGACCCCGTTGCCTCTTTTCCCGCGTTAGAAATCGCGCCTGAGCGGGACGCGACCAATCAGCGGCGAGGATGTTAGAGCCCCGCCGGAGGAGCGGACCAATAGCAGGCGGAGTAACACGGGCAGGGCGAACGCCGGCCAATGGCAGACGTCGAACTGGCCCGAACCGTTTGGACCAATGCggtttaaacacttcagaccgCGCCGCTGCTTGACTGACAGCTCCCTCAGCCAATAGCGGCGCGCCGTTCGCCTCCCGCGCGCTATAACGGATGTTTACGCTCCTGTTTAAAGGGAACGGGAGAAGGAAGGAGGCGCGAAGGCTTCGGTTATATAAGCAAACCGCCAAAAATACCTTTATACTCTTTATACTCTCAGACTTGATATAAGAAAACCGATTTAGACCACTTGGACACAGTTATCATGAATGGGCTCCTAAAACGTCTGGGTTTAGAATATGGTCTAGTATTTAAACTGCGCCAATGGCGTCGGCTACTGTTGTAAACGGTTTATTACATGTCTGTTACAACGCTATAACGAGTTAATTAACTAGCATATCCATTGCAGCTTACCCAGATTTCCAGCCAAGCTCTTTACACGGTAAACTTACACGGTGGCATACGAATAGTTTACGCCCTGAATATACTCGTCTTTTGAATTAGAAAGTTTACAATTCGCTAAAGGAGAGGATCTTCCCTGCCGAGGAAAGACCATTCggattaaaacctgatggttttccATGgtgggaattggcttaatggtaCAATTAACTTTAGTTTCCTGTAGTAACATCTTAAGATCCCATTGGAAACCATTAACCTGTTGTATCCGGTTggttaaagaacccttaaaaatggttctatatagcaccaggaAGGTTCCTCTACTGTTACAATACAGAGTTTTATAGaaactttttttattgtggcaagTCAAGGAAAGTTGGCATAACCCTACGCCCTCAACTAACAAGAACCAATACGAGAACCGCACACTTTGCACTTCGCACCCCAAAGGCAGAAGGTGtgggcacccctgatcaaaAGGGACCCTGACATTATCTTAACGTATCGATATTCAGAAAGCGTcgtaaaaacaggaaaataaaacacCACATTACAACTTCTTTAGAGAATGACGGATTTACTTTAAAAAGCATGTGATGATTCAAATCCTTTCCATACGAAGGTATATTAGTacataatatgtaaacatgCGAAGGAAATAAGAGACATGGAAAGACATGAATGTTGAAATGGGActcaaaataaaagttataaAGTATTTACAGGTCAAGATTTACAACAGGTCCTTTACACTTATCAAATAGTTGCGTATATACAGCTTTCAGCTGCCAAACAGGTtgctttatatataaaataaaataaaattcacatTTGTGTACACCTTTCAGTTGGGCACAGATTGGTATATTATGGACCACACAGGTTACTCACAGGTTGGGGTACAGTATGTTAATAAGAAGgctacataataataataaaaaaaaactactccACATAAATGTTAAGCTCCCTTCATTTCCAGTTCTTTCCGGTGGATAGAAAACCGTTTTTGACAACTCacagaatttattttttatatatatatatatatatatatatatatatatatatatatatatatatatatatatatatatatatatatatatatatatatatatatatttataaacaaCCTGTAGACTTTATGAAGTTACTCTTGGGTCTTCAAGGAACAGTTTAGCGGAGTAGAGGTGCTCTAGCTTTAGGCATGGCATGACTGTGAGGAGAAGGAAAGATTCAATTAGCATGTAAAGAACATGTAAGTCATCGAAAAAAAAAGCCACCTGATTAAAATTAAAGGGTGAAGAAGCAGTAGGAAgccaaaagaaagagagagagcgagaaagaggtGAAATACCATAGTCTTGTAAAGCGCATTGATTGCAAAGAGTGTAGAGTTTTCCTTCTTCTGGACGCTGCTCTTCTGTTACATGGAGATTTGTTAGATTgaaagaaagagacacacaTGCGTGTTAAAACTACAGTTTCATGTGATACACTGGCTAAGCAGAACATTGCAGTTGCATTATAAAGCTATAAAAAAAAGCTGTCATTCCATAAAGGGGACAGCGAGAGGCAAAATCATCTGTTACAGAGTCTAAATGATTCGGCCGTTCACTGAGAGAGCGGACCCCTGGACCCCCTCGGGAGGATGCACAGTCAGACTAAGCAGGCGGGACAGTGTAAGCCGAGAGGCAAGAGGAGCTAGAGCTGTACCTGCTAGAGTCATGCAGGAAGTCGAGTAAAGTAGAGCGTAGCTTGCAgactcgtttttttttttttaagtagtttGTGACGCTCAGCCTGTAGGGGCTGCTGCTGACTTACTAATTTGATGAGACTCAGGCTGTGGTGATATTGCTGGGTTGAGGAGGCAATGGCAGCAGCTCACTGTTGACTGGGCTTACATGCTTTAAGTTTGCCTGGCTGCCCATGCTACCTGTAGCCATAGGGCCTGGACTGACTTCAGAGAACTCATGGTTCTTTTCGCTGGCCATTACATGCAAGTTGCCTAAAGACCTTGCAAGTCTGGAATGTAATAACGGGCTGTCaaagggaagggaagggaatAGATCATTTGCACAAAATGAACGAGAGCAAAATTGACTGTAGCTCTGCCAAGTTGGCTAGTTTTAGCTTGTCGGCAAAATGATTCACTCCACTACAGGCACATGCTTTGGCCATTGCCAAAATACCAACCTGTTAGCTCTGTTGGATCCAAGTGAagttctggttctttttctaaCGTCCACATTATCGGAAGGGTTCTGAGATTTTACAGATTTACAGCGTTGTGCACTTGACTGTAGAATAATTCtgcataaaataacagaaaatacgGTCAAGCGAAACAAGTgacataatataaaacaatgtttaacCAACAGAACATGAAAAAGAGTGTCATCATGaaaaacatcacagctgtgtcTCTGTGCTGAAGGCAAGTACCGTAGATCGTGTTATCTGTGAtgacacactcaccagccactttattaggtacaccttgctagtaaaaggttggacccccttttgccttcagaactgtcttaattcttcgtggcacactttcaacaagattGGTTTTATACTGGACATAAACTGGCCATTTAACCTTCTGTCTTCAATTtcttatgaaataaaatatccaaaatgaccaaacCTACATTTATCTCCGTCCCCAAAGGCAGAGAACCAAATACATTTGGTACTAGTCATCAAAGTGATTTACAAAGTGATGTACTTTTCAGACAGTCCCTTAATACCAAAACATCAGTGATCTGCATTTCCAAAATCTAACAATGGACATTTGTGAAATactttgtatatttatttgtagGTTTGTTAGTTTTTGGATGTTTCTATCATGTCAAGGAGAGAAAGCTGAATATCCTGTGAATGTCATTCTCTGTTTTTGTATGTGGTAAAGAAAACTGAACTAATCAGACTGTGCTGTTGGAACAGTCATAAAAAATTACAGCCAAAGTGTGGGCCAGCAGATTTGCAGTTACCTTAATGAGTTAGATGTTGACCTGGTGTGAATTTTATTCTCCTCCAACCTGTAGCGACAAAAGACATTTCAATATGTGAGAAAAGCTGGACACAAAGCACAAATGTGACAAAGCCAGCTGCAGGAGCCATGTCAATAATCTTACAAAAGCCATGTGCTGCACCCCTGCAGAGCAAGCAAACAGGGATGCCAGAGTCAAccccaaacagaacaaacagatgGATGCTTCTCAGAGTTCTGCGCCTCACCACCAACCCCTCAATGTCAACAAACCCCTTAGTAAATAGGACTTTTATGAGGGCAGGGGAGGAAATACTGTACACAGTCGACAGGAGGGAGGCTACAAACTAACGGAATATGAGTAGTGATGCAATACTGGCACATAAAACCAAAAATTTTTAAACTACTTTGTATGCATTTTAGCTCATTCTCCTACAACGTGGCGTTTTGGTCAAAACACAGGTAACGATGATCTGTGTGTATTGCACTGACACCAATAGTATAAACATGCATAAACATCACTGTGTGCCTTGAGAGGTACTGGCAGAACCTGTAAGGAGCCCTGTTTTAGACTAGAAAGGGGAATCATTGAGACAGATAAGACGTGAGCACACTTACAGCATTCCAAGTCCAGAGAGGGGTAAGTGGTACAGGCGGGAGAGATCACTTATAATCCTAACCCGTCTATACAGTAATGGAGGACGGAAGAGGGGAAGCCAAATAACAGCCACCACAGGACAAGGCTACAAAGTGAAGAAATCAGCATAGCTACCAGCCATCTAGAcatggggtggggggtggggggaacATTAAGTAAAACAAAATAAGGAAGGACAGACAGATTTCCATTCAAGAGACTTCCTCTTTTCCCCACTGCAGACTAGATCAAGCCAAAGCTTTACTTAGTATGACATTTTATAGATGCACCATCTGCATCGCTTTGTAAAGAAACGGACTCAATTTGCCTATTTGTTTGGTCAGAAATCCAAAACTTTTTGTCTGCACGCAGTTCAGATGGTTGACTTGAGCCAATTCAATCTGTAGCACTGTGGAGAAAAGGGGGATGCCTGAGGCAACACTGCCATAGGCTTGCCTCAGGTACCATACAATACAGAGCCATGCATTCAAGGTGTTAATCCCTTCTATCATGCAAAGGAAACAGGATTGagcaaaaaaacccacacagcAAGACATCATGCAAGTCAAACAATATGGTTAGAACCTCAGATCTTGTATGTTGAAAAGGAAGCACTAGctctttttttatatacattaaaacaatataaactaTTAGAAgaaatgcaaaacaaacacactgggTTATGGGCTACGAGGCTTCTTCTCTTCAGGCCAAACTACATCTCTCAGCCCCTCTCTGAACTTGGCGAGACACCATCCTGTCCAATTTAACGTTCTGATCTTATAGTCAGCCACAGTGTTGTAGAACAACCCCATCATAAATGTACAATGTACTTTTCTTCCATATTGCACTGCATGACCAATAGCAACTAAACAACATAAGCACAAACTGCGTTTCCACATAAGCATTCGATTCAGGCCATAATCCGACCAGAGAAACACGCACATTTAATAAAGACGGCTGAAGATCTTTCAGCAGCCATTCGCCAAAGTTCCTTCAACCTCTGCCTTTCAGGAACCACTGCTGAACAGTGATGGATGTAACGTCTAAATTTCAAAGCTGTTTGCTTTGAGAACGTAAACAAAACATGTTCAGTACAGAGAAGCATTTCAGCAAATTAGGAAACCAACAAATCAAGCAAACACTAAGGCAGCCATACATTcattaccatagcaacagcttatGCCGAACAGACACTACAAACTAGGCAGTACTTACCTCCAAGATACAAAACCTGAGTGGCACCCACTCAGAGACTCCTAGTGCCCCATGTCTCTGCTACCTTTGCAATGCCAGACAACACTCAGGCCATAAAGTGCCCAGCAGGCTGCAGCATTTTACTACCGTTTGCCTGCCGTGCGATAAAAGGCTTTTGGAATCTCTCTCCTTTTCCGGTGCAGTTTTTAACTATCAAGAATAAGTGCATCATGATGGGGTTGAGTGCAGACTAGTGAGGTTTAATTTATGGTCACTGTTTTGAACCATGCAAGAACTCTTTAAAACAAAGCATAATTCCACTATGCAAACAAAAACGGGCCTGGGGCAAGATGAGAGCGATATGAAACCTAATCGCTTCTGTCCGTCTTGAAATCCACATACAACAGCCCCACAAGACCGACTGGTACATGTGTACTAAGATGTCCATGGGTAAGATGGAGATACTTACGATAAAGAGCCTGTAGATGCTCTGGACTGTCTTTTACTCTTTAGTGCCCTCAGCTTATCACCTTGTGTGAGGCCGCTgcgttcctcctcctcctcctcatcaaaatactgagaagaagaaaacatttttctccATTGATCACGTCATATCCCATACATTTATGAAGTCACAGGAGCACATGGTAGAATAGAGGCAGGTGAAGATATCCATGCAGTGAAAGAGGACTAAAGCTAAGCTGTTCCTCTATTCCAGATTCTTCCAAACATAGTCCTGCTAAAGTCTAACCGCTGCTTGTCATCTTCTAAACTCTACTCACCATTTCTGTTCTCCTTGCTATGTTCTTGTTTTTCCCATTGATGGAGATATCATCCACCCCCGACAGTATTCCTGTGACTGCCATCTTGCTGGAGCCATTTTCCAGCTCGCTTAGTTTCTGACGGTACAAATCACCCTCTGCCCACAGGCTGGACTGCAGACTGTTGGATAGTAACGAAGCACATAGTAAATATTATTTCATGAAAACAAGAACCAATTTATATCGTTTGAGAGCATATTTAAGAAAAGCAGCGCATGATTGACACCTGACATGGCATCATCATGTCATTGTGGGGGCagacgtgggctggaggttagggaactggccctgtgaccggaaggtcgccggttcgatccccagtgccgacagtccgtgactgaggtgtccttgagcaaggcacctaacccccaactgctccctgggcgccgtggataggcaagtgtgctcactgccccctagtgtgtgtgtattcactagtgtatatagggtgtttcacttcacggaggtggaatttccccgtttgtgggattaaaaaaaaagtatcacttaacttgaTGCAGGCATGTGGATTTCCCTGACCGAGGGGATTTTGATCATGCAAGTTAACACAATCTAGTATTTCTTCTCTATATGATCTTTATTAACCAGCCAGAGCAGCTTACTCACTCCTCAATGAAGTTCTGTTGTGGTCCGATCACTGAACCTGGCCTGCAAATCCTGATCCAGGCGATGGCCTCAGCTGCAGTCAGTCTGAAGTGCTTCATCATGTAGCAGGCTATCAGTGTTCCAGTGCGGCCAAGGCCAGCTGAAATCCAAACAACCGTTAATAATTCCTGCATGTCTGTTTGCGCAGATCCATAACCGACCTCCCTAAGCTTATCAAAATAATCACCTGATTAACATTGTTAGTCATATAACGGGCTTTCTTAGCAGAATGTGACATTATTTTTGACGTTTACCTTTTTTGTGCAGAATGatattttgcatgattaaaggattaaCCTGAGTAAAATAAAGCAgggtggtttgatatgaaatgattcagagaaagacagaagggaAAGTCAgaacagtggtgataggaaccaactGTTGACAAGAATGCCTCCAAAAACTACCTCACGGAAATggtcacaaacacacagccttATGGCTGAGACATTGCTTTACAATAGTTTCATGACGAGCTTTCAGCCTGAAAAGTCAGAGATGCAGATGTACCCCCCCCCTCAATTATATGGCTAtaattgtgttgtagacataaTGACCCCtagtttctgtcaccaccactgcggAGAAAATCTGAATAGGCAAATTCTCTACAATGCAATTGAACTCAAACCACTCAAGATGACTGTTTATATATCGGACCTattcaattatgcagaattttgtaAAAATCTGTAGAATTCCTCTTTACACTAACAATCATCAAATCAACGGAGCACCTGGCTACAATCAAAAGTTGCACTTACCTTTACAGTGGACAGCTATGGCACCATCAGTGTTCTCACAGATGTTCATGAACTTGGTGACAATGGCATCGTTGGGCGTGCTCCCATCAACAAAGAACAAGTCATGGTGGTCAAATCCCATATCTGTGAAACGTTTGGcatcatacatttttttgttgagACGTATGACCGTGGTTACGTTGTGCTTCCTGAAGTATGGGAAGTATGCCTCAGGAGCATGGAGTGGGTAACCTGTGGAAGCCGTGAAACGGAACTATTAACCATTATGGGACTATTATGTGAAATGCCAATCATCCATTATGAAGCATTTACAAATCTTATCGAATGACTCCAGTAACATTATCATACCATTCTCAATCTTGCTCTTTGGATGTGGACCACTAAAGGCCAAGAATTTCCCGGGAATAATCCAGTTGAAATCGCCATTTTCTGCTCTCTGTGGAACAGAGCAGAACTCGGTGACATACATTTTGAGGAAACGTCAGACGTTATTTATTTTCACGCCTCTTTAGTTTCGGATCGGAGCAGGATATTACGGATCAAACTACCTCATAATGCTCATATTCCTCCACGTCGAAGTTGGAGAAGTTCAGCCAGCCAAACTGCAGAGCCTAAAGGAAATAAATATGGTGTGAGGAGATGTAGCAGATCATTGCACTTTAATAAGGACACCAAAAAGCTAATGCATATTTAACTAAGAATCTAGGTTACCTTGTGTACAGCACATAAACAATCAAGGATGGTCAGATTGTACATGCAAGTTCCAAATGACGCATCTCtacaaggagaaagaaagaagggaagaaCTTGAGTATTCACCATAGATATCTAGTTGTCAAATGacacaaataaaatgcaaagagACAAAGATTTaacctgtgagtgtgtgtgtctatatatctgtctgtgtatatatatatatatatatatatatatatatatacacacacacacacacacacacacacacacacacacacacacacacacacacaatttttgtgtgtgtgtgtgtgtgtatatatatgtaaaatgttCATAATTTCTGTTGGACTACATTAAATATCAGTTACCGGAAGTGAAGATAAGTGGTGTTTCTGGACACTAGTAGACTATAAGCTTCCTCTGGTGTTTTCTGGAGATGCATCACCTTtgggtgggggaaaaaaaagaggaacTTATTATTGCCCCAGCTAAGCAAGTTCTTCTGTTTTACAATTTTGATCCCgttttgaaattttgaattttttcctttgcatttttgcttttcatccaACTTAGTTCATTCCAGTTCCGAGTCCTTTAAATCCTCTTAGCATTACAAGAAATCTAGGAGTCTGAGAGATGTGATGCAGTTATTATCGCTGCTGCTGCATGTTTCTGAGCTACTAGCAAACTTGCAAAGCGCCTCTGTGTGCTTGAAGGAGATCACTAACCACTGAACTTATAACGCATGTGTGCGGACACTCGAGTCTGAGGAGTGACCAACACCAGACCCCTGGGAACGCAGCCAAATGGTTTACCTTTCCTCCACTGACCTTGGATAGCACAAGCCTActctgctatatatatatatatatatatatatatgagactGACATTTTAAATAACTTAACACTCACCGCATAGGATCCTATTAAATAGGCCGCGTttgcttgtttctttttgtcgCCACATGTGTAGAACACAATTTTCTTTTTGGCATgtgaaaaaatctgttttaaggGATGAGAAACCAAGAGTCACACACAGATGTCTTCACACCAATAGCTCATTTTCTTCTATGTGTATCATCTGTTGGGGGGGTCATCAATTACAGATTttatttatgattgttttggctACTTGGCTACAAAAGCTGAATGGTTTATACAGTACACCCAAGtgaacattacatatcttgTATGGGGTTACATAACCTTGTGCCAACATGATAAATGATAAAGTACCTTCAGCTTCTTGGTGAGCTTGCAACAGAAGCGATAAAACATGGCAAGGTTGAGTGGACCAAAGTCCGCATAAAAGCTGttgagacggagaacaagagaatTAAAAACCTCACAGCACTTACTGATAACAGATGATAACCAATACATTACAAAAGATAGAAGTGACTTGCACAAAACAAGAAGCggataaaaagaaaatactgtATTGTTATCATAAGGAATCAGGTTCTCTAAGCATAtcgtggatatcatcagtactaaATGAACACTGATCGACGGtctaattagtcctgtttaactggttTTACAGCAGTACGTGAAACGCTGAATAAACATAACTGTACAGAGTTTTAATGGCTCTTTCGCAatcattttttcctttcctttcattCCACTGATCCCAGGCCTGTTTACTAAGGCAGAGCTATTAATCCAATTTTATTTTCCGTTATGATTTTGCTGAAAATAAGAGATTCGAGACAGAACCGTTACTGTGCTGCTTAGAAATTCAGCACCTCTTTCTTTTACAGCAGTGCGCTTTAGCCCCTCCCTAAAGGCCCAAACTCATCTATTTTGGtctctcttatttatttatttatttttatgttttgtagtttttagTAGGTTTTGGAAGTGCACTACAACATTGATCCCCCCCCCCCgcataattaattaaattttttttatttttattaaatacattactttttttccccatctgAATTATGTTTAAAGGTCCGATATCCACTGTTAAAGCCTTGAGTTAAATTAACgcatgatgtttccagagcCAGTGAGTAGCCTAATCGTGTtaatccagcagcactgctgtgcacACAGCTGCCCAGCAGCTCTTACTTCTCATAGGAGAGCTCGTCATCAACACAGAAACAGTGTCTCTCGGACGAACTCCGGatcttctgcttgaggatggcAAAATAGAGCCGGTCTGGAAAACAGAACACATCGGACAATGACCATCACAGCTGTCTGTGTGAGAAGGAGCTCACAATGCGGAACAGCTCcaccaagcacacacacactctctaagccgcttctccctcagggtcatggggggggggtgctggagcctatcccagcggtcatcaggatgcaccctggacaggttgccagtccatcacagggcaggcaggcacgcgcgcgcgcacacacacacacacacacacacatttagcctgactgcatgtctttggactggggagaacacagaaaggaccctggtcgcccagccagggacttgaacccaggccctgcttgctgtgaggcgacagcgccacccaccgcgccaccgcgCAAACGCGCCGCCCCCGAAAACAGGCAGCAGATTTGAATTCGCGTCCCGGAAGTGAGCGCCCAGCGGAGGCTGGCTTCTTCCACTCGGACAATGAAACGATATAAACTTCACTTAAGAGCGACACATCAAACACACCAAAAACCCACCTTTGATGAACTCAATGCCGTTAAACAGATGCGTATTTTCTTTAGACATGCTGGCTCTGCGGATCAATCTAAACACCTTTTTAAAGACCTCTGCTGGCCCTGTAACCACACTGCGCTCAAAAACTTTGCTCCAGACGTTTCAAACCGCGGCGCTCTCTGCTGCGCCTCCGACTCCGTCGCCCCTGTAGCGTTACGCGTAAAGCGCGTAAAGTCTTTTAACTAGTTCCACGCGTTTGTTCTGCGACGTCTCACGCAGATCCCTGAGCGCAGCCCCACCCCCGAGATCTCAGACACGTTACTGCAGTTCGTGGCT harbors:
- the cdc14b gene encoding dual specificity protein phosphatase CDC14B isoform X4, which gives rise to MKRKSERRAESRKRLCAAKREEAEPKADIHIAIADRLYFAILKQKIRSSSERHCFCVDDELSYENFYADFGPLNLAMFYRFCCKLTKKLKIFSHAKKKIVFYTCGDKKKQANAAYLIGSYAVMHLQKTPEEAYSLLVSRNTTYLHFRDASFGTCMYNLTILDCLCAVHKALQFGWLNFSNFDVEEYEHYERAENGDFNWIIPGKFLAFSGPHPKSKIENGYPLHAPEAYFPYFRKHNVTTVIRLNKKMYDAKRFTDMGFDHHDLFFVDGSTPNDAIVTKFMNICENTDGAIAVHCKAGLGRTGTLIACYMMKHFRLTAAEAIAWIRICRPGSVIGPQQNFIEDLQSSLWAEGDLYRQKLSELENGSSKMAVTGILSGVDDISINGKNKNIARRTEMYFDEEEEEERSGLTQGDKLRALKSKRQSRASTGSLSLEENKIHTRSTSNSLRIILQSSAQRCKSVKSQNPSDNVDVRKRTRTSLGSNRANRRAASRRRKTLHSLQSMRFTRLCHAMPKARAPLLR
- the cdc14b gene encoding dual specificity protein phosphatase CDC14B isoform X3, with product MKRKSERRAESRKRLCAAKREEAEPKADIHIAIADRLYFAILKQKIRSSSERHCFCVDDELSYENFYADFGPLNLAMFYRFCCKLTKKLKIFSHAKKKIVFYTCGDKKKQANAAYLIGSYAVMHLQKTPEEAYSLLVSRNTTYLHFRDASFGTCMYNLTILDCLCAVHKALQFGWLNFSNFDVEEYEHYERAENGDFNWIIPGKFLAFSGPHPKSKIENGYPLHAPEAYFPYFRKHNVTTVIRLNKKMYDAKRFTDMGFDHHDLFFVDGSTPNDAIVTKFMNICENTDGAIAVHCKAGLGRTGTLIACYMMKHFRLTAAEAIAWIRICRPGSVIGPQQNFIEDLQSSLWAEGDLYRQKLSELENGSSKMAVTGILSGVDDISINGKNKNIARRTEMYFDEEEEEERSGLTQGDKLRALKSKRQSRASTGSLSLEENKIHTRSTSNSLRIILQSSAQRCKSVKSQNPSDNVDVRKRTRTSLGSNRANRRAASRRRKTLHSLQSMRFTRLWYFTSFSLSLFLLASYCFFTL
- the cdc14b gene encoding dual specificity protein phosphatase CDC14B isoform X1; the encoded protein is MKRKSERRAESRKRLCAAKREEAEPKADIHIAIADRLYFAILKQKIRSSSERHCFCVDDELSYENFYADFGPLNLAMFYRFCCKLTKKLKIFSHAKKKIVFYTCGDKKKQANAAYLIGSYAVMHLQKTPEEAYSLLVSRNTTYLHFRDASFGTCMYNLTILDCLCAVHKALQFGWLNFSNFDVEEYEHYERAENGDFNWIIPGKFLAFSGPHPKSKIENGYPLHAPEAYFPYFRKHNVTTVIRLNKKMYDAKRFTDMGFDHHDLFFVDGSTPNDAIVTKFMNICENTDGAIAVHCKAGLGRTGTLIACYMMKHFRLTAAEAIAWIRICRPGSVIGPQQNFIEDLQSSLWAEGDLYRQKLSELENGSSKMAVTGILSGVDDISINGKNKNIARRTEMYFDEEEEEERSGLTQGDKLRALKSKRQSRASTGSLSLEENKIHTRSTSNSLRIILQSSAQRCKSVKSQNPSDNVDVRKRTRTSLGSNRANSPLLHSRLARSLGNLHVMASEKNHEFSEVSPGPMATGSMGSQANLKHVSPVNSELLPLPPQPSNITTA
- the cdc14b gene encoding dual specificity protein phosphatase CDC14B isoform X2, coding for MSKENTHLFNGIEFIKDRLYFAILKQKIRSSSERHCFCVDDELSYENFYADFGPLNLAMFYRFCCKLTKKLKIFSHAKKKIVFYTCGDKKKQANAAYLIGSYAVMHLQKTPEEAYSLLVSRNTTYLHFRDASFGTCMYNLTILDCLCAVHKALQFGWLNFSNFDVEEYEHYERAENGDFNWIIPGKFLAFSGPHPKSKIENGYPLHAPEAYFPYFRKHNVTTVIRLNKKMYDAKRFTDMGFDHHDLFFVDGSTPNDAIVTKFMNICENTDGAIAVHCKAGLGRTGTLIACYMMKHFRLTAAEAIAWIRICRPGSVIGPQQNFIEDLQSSLWAEGDLYRQKLSELENGSSKMAVTGILSGVDDISINGKNKNIARRTEMYFDEEEEEERSGLTQGDKLRALKSKRQSRASTGSLSLEENKIHTRSTSNSLRIILQSSAQRCKSVKSQNPSDNVDVRKRTRTSLGSNRANSPLLHSRLARSLGNLHVMASEKNHEFSEVSPGPMATGSMGSQANLKHVSPVNSELLPLPPQPSNITTA